Proteins encoded by one window of Salvia splendens isolate huo1 chromosome 14, SspV2, whole genome shotgun sequence:
- the LOC121764368 gene encoding protein FAR1-RELATED SEQUENCE 5-like: MKKKNKENCDAFTYEYEVDSHSRLMHLFWCDPIAKKNFMQFGDIVSFDTTYSSNRWCMWHIMAKVAEKVPKSLLGNSEFKNDLNSCVWSELIEPTEFEDKWKTVMETYELEGTECFFKRYTQSRANLVVFLMNFNNAVDALRNHSAKLDYMDSNTTAKMKTEWSLEKHASTIFTDGAFKEIQERILEAYNHCSLVSISNDSSPEVYKVLDHFSNTWTVTFSVEDSVWQCGCKMFSRTGLVCCHIFLVLKNKKMCLIPENLIGGRWLKSPLVKADHAVQCQDVATHVYVDEKKAQAILLGDMLGLYQTVSVDIDQIHELTSIVREARQQIFADDVVTSTA; encoded by the exons atgaagaagaagaataaggaAAATTGTGACGCCTTCACGTACGAGTATGAAGTTGATTCTCATAGTCGACTGATGCATTTATTTTGGTGTGATCCTAttgctaaaaagaatttcatgCAATTTGGTGACATTGTCTCGTTTGACACTACATACTCAAGTAATAG ATGGTGTATGTGGCACATCATGGCAAAAGTAGCTGAAAAGGTTCCTAAGTCACTTCTAGGTAATTCtgaatttaaaaatgatttgaATTCATGCGTTTGGTCTGAGTTGATTGAACCCACCGAGTTTGAAGACAAGTGGAAGACTGTTATGGAGACATATGAACTTGAAGGCACTGAATG TTTTTTCAAGAGGTATACTCAGTCCAGGGCTAACCTTGTTGtgtttttaatgaatttcaaCAATGCTGTTGATGCCCTACGAAACCACTCCGCAAAGCTGGATTATATGGATTCTAATACTACCGCAAAGATGAAAACAGAGTGGTCTCTTGAGAAGCATGCATCTACAATATTCACAGATGGTGCATTCAAGGAAATTCAAGAACGAATACTGGAGGCCTATAACCACTGCAGTCTTGTATCAATATCAAATGATTCAAGTCCAGAGGTTTACAAGGTTTTAGATCATTTTTCAAACACATGGACTGTCACATTCTCTGTGGAGGATTCTGTGTGGCAATGTGGTTGTAAGATGTTTTCTAGGACTGGTCTTGTATGCTGCCACATCTTCCTTGTGTTGAAGAACAAAAAGATGTGCTTGATTCCCGAGAATCTGATTGGAGGTCGATGGTTGAAATCTCCTCTGGTTAAGGCTGATCATGCCGTCCAATGCCAAGATGTAGCAACACATGTTTATGTTGATGAGAAGAAGGCACAAGCAATTTTGTTGGGAGATATGTTGGGTCTATACCAGACTGTATCTGTCGATATTGATCAAATTCATGAGCTGACATCTATAGTTCGTGAAGCAAGACAACAGATTTTTGCCGACGACGTAGTAACGTCTACAGCCTAG